The Bacillus vallismortis genome window below encodes:
- a CDS encoding lipase, producing MSKKAKVPNISDQDYYSISQLTYRDEYLKKHFSKKIPVKINSGKQYFIDKIKKDPDTGLDVYVFVQAKKKEGKWVKPKEPENVVVGFQGTNQEQIKADVISADGGNVVMGKDPKKKVQYIMKKDASENSKAIAKYNGSMEQAMMIKSGEYKIVTKTSQFDQGDKLVANEVKKYAGTNTVISTTGHSLGGADAEYAGVNNDVYSVAFNNPSIVKLHDEETQKKIRNGEFDLYHKAIINPDDMVGSGWFLEYDRHNGTTIYTKDPSIARQDRANRLNTSLGIPGVLGSLITSFYGQAFAKNPDTHSLNDSNFKFDKNGHIQSVDGRNGVYNQNIESFSSYSGMNGQTIKVDAKYAKELAKRLQAAIEDLKTKKQAIEQFPHDHSKMVYDVKSICGKRLGEFKDLDPSDVDKAVLFHAPYVKEGAAFYDSEEHYQTEASLHYLIRDLEDISEFIVKMAEDLKDKDNELASWLRL from the coding sequence ATGAGCAAGAAGGCTAAGGTTCCTAATATATCTGACCAAGATTATTATAGTATTAGTCAACTAACTTATCGAGATGAGTATTTGAAAAAACATTTCTCGAAAAAAATACCCGTTAAGATTAATTCAGGAAAACAATATTTTATAGATAAAATCAAAAAAGACCCAGACACAGGGCTAGATGTATACGTATTTGTCCAAGCCAAGAAAAAAGAAGGCAAATGGGTAAAACCAAAAGAACCAGAAAATGTTGTCGTAGGTTTTCAAGGAACAAATCAGGAACAAATTAAAGCTGATGTTATAAGTGCAGATGGCGGAAACGTAGTAATGGGCAAAGATCCGAAAAAGAAAGTCCAATACATAATGAAAAAAGATGCATCTGAAAACTCTAAAGCTATTGCCAAGTATAACGGCAGTATGGAACAAGCAATGATGATTAAGAGCGGAGAATACAAAATTGTCACTAAGACATCCCAATTTGATCAGGGTGATAAGCTCGTTGCCAATGAAGTGAAGAAGTATGCTGGTACTAACACAGTGATTTCGACAACAGGTCACTCACTTGGAGGAGCAGATGCGGAATACGCTGGTGTAAACAACGACGTTTACAGTGTGGCTTTTAACAACCCTTCCATCGTTAAGCTGCATGATGAAGAAACACAGAAGAAAATCAGAAATGGCGAATTTGATTTGTATCACAAAGCAATCATTAATCCTGATGATATGGTGGGTTCGGGCTGGTTTTTAGAATACGACCGACACAACGGAACAACTATATACACGAAAGACCCAAGCATCGCCCGCCAAGATCGTGCTAACCGGCTTAATACGTCTCTGGGGATTCCCGGTGTTTTAGGGAGTCTTATTACCTCCTTCTATGGCCAAGCATTTGCAAAAAATCCTGATACTCATAGTTTAAATGATTCGAACTTTAAGTTTGATAAGAATGGTCATATCCAAAGTGTTGATGGCAGAAACGGAGTGTATAACCAGAATATCGAATCGTTCTCATCTTATTCAGGTATGAATGGACAAACCATTAAAGTGGATGCTAAGTATGCAAAAGAACTGGCTAAACGTTTACAGGCAGCTATCGAAGACTTAAAAACAAAGAAACAAGCAATTGAACAATTCCCTCATGATCACAGCAAAATGGTTTATGACGTAAAATCAATTTGCGGGAAGAGATTAGGAGAATTCAAGGATCTAGATCCAAGCGATGTTGATAAAGCTGTATTGTTTCATGCACCTTATGTGAAAGAGGGGGCAGCATTTTATGACTCAGAAGAGCATTATCAAACTGAGGCTTCTCTTCACTACTTGATAAGAGATTTAGAGGATATCAGTGAGTTCATTGTTAAAATGGCTGAGGATTTAAAAGATAAGGATAATGAACTAGCAAGCTGGTTACGGTTGTAA
- a CDS encoding DUF3219 family protein, with amino-acid sequence MKTLRLNDVTLEMDAYKVESEPKRKIAFTLNVTSETYHDIAVLLYDKTFNVEVPDENLAFRGEITNYSTSMTNLYESGSVSEFHIEITETDQNADS; translated from the coding sequence GTGAAGACATTGCGATTAAACGATGTAACGCTAGAAATGGATGCATATAAAGTGGAAAGCGAGCCGAAGCGCAAAATCGCTTTCACCCTAAATGTTACGAGTGAGACTTACCACGATATCGCTGTCCTGTTATATGATAAAACGTTCAACGTCGAGGTTCCTGACGAGAATCTTGCCTTCCGGGGTGAAATCACAAATTACTCAACGTCAATGACCAACCTGTATGAATCAGGATCCGTCAGTGAGTTCCATATAGAAATAACGGAAACAGACCAAAACGCCGATTCATAA
- a CDS encoding YkvS family protein — MKIAKVGNVIEFKNGLTGVVEKVNENSVIVDVTIMDNYRDLELDSLTVVNHKNYKIIRDSYKTS; from the coding sequence GTGAAAATCGCTAAGGTTGGAAACGTCATTGAATTTAAAAATGGATTAACCGGTGTTGTTGAAAAAGTAAATGAGAATTCTGTAATCGTTGATGTGACGATTATGGATAACTACCGGGATCTTGAGTTAGATTCATTGACAGTTGTTAATCATAAGAATTATAAGATCATCAGAGACTCCTATAAAACCTCCTAA
- the queF gene encoding preQ(1) synthase: MTTRKESELEGVTLLGNQGTNYLFEYAPDVLESFPNKHVNRDYFVKFNCPEFTSLCPKTGQPDFATIYISYIPDEKMVESKSLKLYLFSFRNHGDFHEDCMNIIMNDLIELMDPRYIEVWGKFTPRGGISIDPYTNYGKPGTKYEKMAEYRMMNHDLYPETIDNR; encoded by the coding sequence ATGACGACAAGAAAAGAATCAGAATTAGAAGGTGTCACACTGCTTGGCAACCAAGGAACAAACTATTTGTTTGAATATGCGCCGGACGTGCTGGAGTCATTCCCGAATAAACATGTAAACCGTGATTACTTTGTAAAATTCAACTGCCCAGAATTTACATCTTTATGCCCGAAAACAGGACAGCCTGACTTTGCAACAATCTACATCAGCTATATTCCTGATGAAAAAATGGTTGAAAGCAAATCATTAAAGCTGTACCTATTCAGCTTCAGAAACCATGGTGACTTCCACGAAGACTGCATGAACATCATCATGAATGACTTAATCGAATTAATGGACCCGCGCTACATTGAAGTATGGGGCAAATTTACGCCAAGAGGCGGAATTTCCATTGACCCGTACACAAACTACGGAAAGCCGGGAACGAAGTACGAGAAAATGGCCGAGTATCGTATGATGAATCATGATTTGTATCCGGAGACGATTGATAATCGATAA
- the queD gene encoding 6-carboxytetrahydropterin synthase QueD, with protein sequence MHKLLSQIYPQAQHPYSFELNKDMHISAAHFIPRESAGACSRVHGHTYTVNITVAGDELDDSGFLVNFSVLKKLVHGNYDHTLLNDHEEFSQDDRYSVPTTEVVAKTIYDNVQAYLDTLENKPSCVQVFVRETPTSYCVYRPKKGGLNG encoded by the coding sequence GTGCATAAATTGTTATCTCAAATTTATCCCCAGGCCCAGCATCCTTATTCATTTGAATTGAATAAGGACATGCACATCTCAGCTGCTCATTTTATCCCTCGGGAAAGTGCTGGAGCGTGCAGCAGGGTTCACGGGCATACGTATACCGTCAATATAACCGTTGCCGGCGACGAACTTGACGACTCCGGCTTCCTTGTCAATTTCAGCGTGCTCAAAAAACTGGTGCACGGAAACTATGATCATACGCTTTTAAATGATCATGAAGAATTTTCTCAGGACGATCGGTATTCGGTGCCGACAACTGAAGTTGTGGCGAAAACGATTTATGACAACGTACAGGCTTATTTAGACACATTGGAGAATAAGCCAAGCTGTGTACAGGTGTTTGTCCGGGAAACACCGACAAGTTACTGTGTCTACCGTCCGAAAAAGGGTGGTTTGAATGGCTAA
- the queC gene encoding 7-cyano-7-deazaguanine synthase QueC, translating to MKKEKAIVVFSGGQDSTTCLLWALKEFKEVETVTFHYNQRHSQEVEVAKSIAEKLGVKNHLLDMSLLNQLAPNALTRNDIEIEAKDGELPSTFVPGRNLVFLSFASILAYQIGARHIITGVCETDFSGYPDCRDEFVKSCNVTVNLAMEKPFVIHTPLMWLNKAETWKLADELGALDFVKNNTLTCYNGIIADGCGECPACHLRLKGYEEYMAMKGERA from the coding sequence ATGAAAAAAGAAAAAGCAATTGTCGTATTCAGCGGCGGTCAAGACAGTACCACTTGCTTACTGTGGGCTTTAAAGGAATTCAAAGAAGTCGAAACGGTGACTTTTCATTATAATCAGCGTCATTCGCAGGAAGTTGAAGTGGCAAAATCGATTGCGGAAAAGCTTGGTGTGAAAAACCATTTGCTCGATATGTCACTTTTAAATCAGCTTGCACCGAATGCCCTGACAAGAAATGATATTGAGATAGAGGCAAAAGACGGTGAACTGCCATCCACATTTGTTCCGGGACGGAATTTGGTATTTTTATCTTTTGCATCTATTCTGGCATATCAAATTGGCGCGCGCCACATTATTACAGGAGTCTGCGAGACAGACTTCAGCGGTTATCCTGACTGCCGTGATGAATTCGTGAAATCTTGCAACGTAACGGTAAACCTGGCAATGGAGAAGCCGTTTGTGATTCATACGCCTCTCATGTGGCTCAATAAGGCGGAAACATGGAAGCTTGCAGATGAGCTTGGCGCCCTTGATTTTGTGAAAAACAACACGCTGACATGCTATAACGGCATCATCGCAGACGGCTGCGGCGAATGTCCGGCATGTCACCTTCGTTTAAAAGGCTATGAAGAATATATGGCGATGAAAGGAGAGCGTGCATAA
- the queE gene encoding 7-carboxy-7-deazaguanine synthase QueE, with the protein MAKGIPVLEIFGPTIQGEGMVIGQKTMFVRTAGCDYSCSWCDSAFTWDGSAKKDIRWMTAEEIFAELKDIGGDAFSHVTISGGNPALLKQLGAFIELLKENNIRAALETQGTVYQEWFTLIDDLTISPKPPSSKMVTNFQKLDYILTSLKENNRQHAVSLKVVIFNDEDMAFAKTVHKRYPGIPFYLQVGNDDVHTTDDQTLIAHLLGKYEALVDKVAADAELNLVRVLPQLHTLLWGNKRGV; encoded by the coding sequence ATGGCTAAAGGAATTCCTGTATTAGAAATTTTCGGCCCGACGATTCAAGGAGAAGGCATGGTAATCGGACAAAAAACGATGTTCGTTCGCACAGCCGGCTGTGATTATTCCTGCAGCTGGTGTGACTCCGCCTTCACTTGGGACGGGTCTGCTAAAAAAGATATTCGATGGATGACGGCTGAGGAGATTTTTGCAGAGCTTAAAGACATTGGGGGAGACGCGTTTTCCCACGTGACGATCTCGGGCGGCAATCCGGCCCTGTTAAAACAGCTGGGTGCTTTTATCGAACTGCTGAAGGAAAATAACATTCGTGCAGCGCTTGAAACCCAGGGGACTGTTTATCAGGAGTGGTTTACGCTGATCGATGATCTGACAATTTCTCCAAAACCGCCAAGCTCAAAAATGGTAACGAACTTTCAAAAGCTTGATTACATTTTGACATCACTTAAAGAGAATAACAGACAGCATGCTGTCAGCTTAAAGGTTGTCATTTTTAATGATGAAGATATGGCGTTTGCCAAAACCGTGCACAAGCGTTACCCGGGAATCCCGTTTTATTTACAAGTCGGTAATGATGACGTTCATACGACAGATGATCAGACATTGATTGCACATTTGCTTGGAAAATACGAAGCGCTTGTTGATAAGGTAGCTGCCGATGCGGAGCTGAATCTCGTCAGAGTGCTTCCGCAGCTGCACACCCTGTTATGGGGCAACAAACGCGGCGTATAA
- the stoA gene encoding endospore biogenesis thiol-disulfide oxidoreductase StoA encodes MLTKRLLTVCLMLLGMIAFFPDVAAAEDKQPAVPAVFLMKTIEGEDISIPNKGQKTILHFWTSWCPPCKKELPQFQSYYDAHQTDSVKLITVNLVNAEQNQQTVEDFIKANKLTFPIVLDSKGELMKEYHIITIPTSFMLNEKGEIEKTKVGPMTAEQLKEWTEE; translated from the coding sequence ATGTTGACGAAGCGTTTGCTTACTGTATGCCTTATGTTATTGGGGATGATTGCGTTTTTTCCCGATGTGGCAGCCGCTGAGGATAAACAGCCTGCAGTTCCCGCTGTTTTTCTTATGAAAACAATAGAAGGGGAGGATATCTCGATCCCGAATAAAGGACAAAAAACGATCCTGCATTTTTGGACATCGTGGTGTCCGCCCTGCAAAAAGGAGCTTCCCCAGTTTCAATCATATTATGATGCCCATCAAACAGACAGTGTAAAGCTGATAACGGTGAATTTAGTGAACGCCGAACAAAATCAGCAAACCGTTGAAGACTTTATTAAAGCAAACAAGCTGACATTTCCGATTGTTCTTGATTCAAAAGGAGAATTGATGAAGGAATATCATATCATAACGATCCCAACTTCGTTTATGCTGAATGAAAAGGGCGAAATTGAAAAAACAAAAGTAGGCCCGATGACGGCAGAACAACTGAAAGAATGGACGGAAGAATAG
- a CDS encoding DUF1433 domain-containing protein has protein sequence MKKYIIILLSAIIIITLGGIYMKHQYDEKQEKVKTAELELFDKAKKRMTDYINANYEGIDKIEFSDKYEIDPMGGINAEGYLNGNKEKEFWGIYDKSNDTITSSYVDAKEKPECEEKPCEY, from the coding sequence ATGAAAAAATACATTATTATCCTGTTGTCAGCAATCATCATTATAACACTTGGGGGAATATACATGAAACACCAATATGATGAAAAGCAAGAAAAAGTTAAGACTGCAGAACTAGAACTATTTGATAAAGCTAAAAAACGAATGACTGATTACATAAATGCTAACTATGAAGGTATAGATAAAATTGAGTTCTCGGACAAATATGAAATAGATCCAATGGGCGGTATTAATGCAGAGGGGTATTTGAACGGAAACAAAGAAAAAGAGTTTTGGGGGATTTATGACAAGTCAAATGACACTATAACTTCATCGTATGTTGATGCTAAAGAAAAGCCAGAATGCGAAGAAAAACCATGTGAATATTAA
- the ykvU gene encoding sporulation protein YkvU, with the protein MNRFVKGIILLSIAAFFAECLEFVVNMILARELGEHGMGLYMSILPTIFLIIVIASLELPISISKFIAESNPKLHESMLRHAFRMTAVFTAFSTAAASIALPFIPVFDTYHPFIKGIVVGLIPIVAFTSIARGYFMGVQKMGKIAIANALKKIIQLLCLFLFFQWYSFELDMAVLISLFVLVVSDVVVLVYLYSQFIMARRAVSGQQHIHLRGKDVRKRLLAVSIPTTGLRIFHAVVNAIEPFLVKGALLAAGVAGTAAIDQYGMLAGVAVTIGSFPAFIAHSLMVVMIPNISEAYALSQYDIVLKRLKQSIFITLGYGIPAVWIMFQFAGPLTHLFFHSPEAQYYLQLLWPYFLFHLFVMPLQACLIGMGFVKEAFYHNVWSHIVALSMMYVLGSMENLQMLGIILGMNTGMILLTSLHYATICKALRVSVFLTGGNRTPRIEG; encoded by the coding sequence ATGAATCGATTTGTGAAAGGGATCATTCTTTTATCCATTGCCGCCTTTTTCGCTGAATGCCTTGAATTTGTCGTGAATATGATTTTGGCGCGGGAGCTTGGCGAGCATGGGATGGGGCTTTACATGAGTATATTGCCTACGATTTTTTTAATTATCGTCATCGCAAGCTTGGAACTGCCGATTTCGATTTCTAAATTCATTGCCGAATCAAACCCTAAGCTACATGAAAGCATGCTGAGGCACGCTTTCAGAATGACAGCCGTTTTTACAGCGTTTTCTACTGCCGCCGCCAGTATTGCGCTTCCGTTTATTCCCGTATTTGATACATACCACCCGTTTATTAAAGGGATTGTCGTTGGCTTAATTCCTATTGTCGCTTTTACTTCAATCGCCAGAGGCTACTTTATGGGTGTGCAAAAAATGGGAAAGATCGCAATCGCCAATGCGCTGAAAAAAATCATTCAGCTCCTGTGCTTATTCCTCTTTTTTCAATGGTACTCATTCGAGTTGGACATGGCCGTGCTGATTTCCTTGTTTGTCCTAGTCGTGAGTGACGTGGTCGTGCTTGTTTATTTATATTCACAATTTATCATGGCGAGGCGGGCGGTATCCGGCCAGCAGCACATTCATTTGCGCGGAAAGGATGTAAGGAAAAGACTGCTTGCCGTTTCAATTCCTACAACAGGACTGCGTATTTTTCATGCCGTTGTCAATGCGATTGAACCCTTTTTAGTAAAAGGGGCGCTTTTGGCAGCGGGCGTTGCCGGGACAGCGGCGATTGATCAATACGGAATGCTCGCCGGTGTGGCTGTAACAATAGGTTCGTTCCCCGCTTTTATTGCCCATTCGTTAATGGTTGTCATGATACCGAATATTTCCGAAGCTTATGCGCTTTCACAGTATGACATCGTATTAAAAAGGCTGAAGCAGTCGATTTTTATTACACTTGGCTATGGTATACCGGCTGTCTGGATCATGTTTCAGTTTGCAGGACCCCTGACACATTTGTTTTTTCACTCTCCTGAAGCGCAGTATTACTTGCAGCTGTTGTGGCCATACTTTCTCTTTCATCTGTTTGTCATGCCGCTGCAGGCGTGCTTAATCGGGATGGGGTTTGTGAAAGAAGCTTTTTATCACAATGTATGGAGTCATATCGTTGCGCTAAGTATGATGTATGTGCTGGGATCAATGGAGAATCTGCAAATGCTCGGTATTATCCTAGGGATGAACACCGGCATGATTTTGCTGACGAGCCTGCACTATGCCACGATCTGCAAAGCGCTGCGAGTATCTGTTTTCCTTACAGGAGGAAACAGAACGCCGCGAATTGAAGGATGA
- the clpE gene encoding ATP-dependent protease ATP-binding subunit ClpE: MRCQHCHQNEATIRLNMQINSVHKQMVLCETCYNELTRKPSMSMGPQSFGFPFEQAFQPKEQNAAKQSEKKGLLDELAQNITNGAKAGLIDPVIGRDEEIARVIEILNRRNKNNPVLIGEPGVGKTAIAEGLALKIAEGDVPNKLKNKELYLLDVASLVANTGIRGQFEERMKQLITELKERKNVILFIDEIHLLVGAGSAEGSMDAGNILKPALARGELQVIGATTLKEYRQIEKDAALERRFQPIMVQEPSIEQAILILQGIKDKYEAYHGVTFSDEAIKACVTLSSRYIQDRHLPDKAIDLLDEAGSKANLLIDELNDEDAAERLTAIEAEKAKALEEENYELAAKLRDEEIALEKKTNSSSSHSAVTVEADHIQDIIEQKTGIPVGKLQADEQTKMKELEAKLHERVIGQEAAVQKVAKAVRRSRAGLKSKNRPVGSFLFVGPTGVGKTELSKTLADELFGTKDAIIRLDMSEYMEKHAVSKIIGSPPGYVGHEEAGQLTEKVRRNPYSIVLLDEIEKAHPDVQHMFLQIMEDGRLTDSQGRTVSFKDTVIIMTSNAGAGEKQMKVGFQSDDSVFEEQTLIDSLSMFFKPEFLNRFDSIIEFRSLEKGHLVKIVSLLLGELEETLAERGITLSVTDEAKEKIAELGYHPSFGARPLRRTIQEWVEDEMTDLLLDNSEITSFHVTAEDHTIKVHAK, encoded by the coding sequence ATGCGTTGTCAACATTGTCATCAAAACGAGGCGACGATTCGCCTTAACATGCAAATTAATTCCGTTCATAAACAAATGGTATTATGTGAAACTTGCTATAACGAACTGACCCGTAAACCTTCAATGAGCATGGGTCCTCAATCTTTCGGTTTTCCGTTTGAACAAGCGTTCCAGCCGAAAGAACAAAACGCAGCAAAACAAAGCGAGAAAAAAGGGTTGCTTGATGAGCTGGCTCAAAATATCACAAACGGTGCAAAAGCCGGTCTCATTGACCCCGTCATCGGCCGTGATGAAGAAATCGCTCGCGTGATCGAAATTCTGAACCGCCGCAACAAAAACAATCCTGTTCTCATTGGTGAGCCGGGTGTAGGGAAAACCGCCATCGCCGAAGGACTCGCTTTAAAAATTGCTGAAGGCGATGTTCCAAACAAACTGAAAAACAAAGAACTTTACTTGCTTGACGTTGCATCCCTTGTTGCAAACACAGGAATCAGAGGCCAATTTGAAGAGAGAATGAAACAGCTGATCACTGAGCTGAAAGAACGAAAAAATGTCATTCTGTTCATTGACGAAATTCATCTTCTCGTTGGCGCAGGCTCTGCAGAAGGCTCTATGGATGCAGGCAACATTCTCAAACCCGCCCTTGCCAGAGGCGAACTGCAAGTCATCGGTGCGACAACACTGAAAGAATACCGTCAAATCGAAAAAGATGCCGCGCTGGAAAGACGTTTTCAGCCTATCATGGTGCAGGAACCTTCAATAGAACAGGCCATCCTCATTCTGCAAGGGATCAAAGACAAATACGAAGCATACCATGGCGTGACATTCAGTGATGAAGCAATCAAAGCATGTGTGACTTTATCATCCCGCTATATTCAGGACAGACACCTGCCGGATAAAGCAATTGACTTATTAGATGAAGCTGGTTCAAAAGCCAACCTGTTAATTGATGAGCTGAATGATGAGGATGCGGCGGAACGCTTAACTGCGATTGAAGCCGAAAAAGCAAAAGCGCTGGAAGAGGAAAATTACGAACTGGCGGCAAAACTCCGTGATGAAGAAATCGCATTAGAGAAAAAAACAAACAGCTCTTCCTCTCATTCCGCTGTCACTGTGGAAGCTGACCATATTCAGGATATCATTGAACAAAAAACAGGCATCCCTGTCGGCAAGCTGCAGGCGGATGAACAAACAAAAATGAAAGAGCTTGAAGCAAAACTTCATGAACGTGTGATCGGACAAGAAGCCGCTGTTCAAAAAGTGGCAAAAGCGGTAAGACGAAGCCGCGCCGGATTAAAATCCAAAAACAGACCCGTTGGCTCCTTCCTCTTTGTCGGTCCTACTGGTGTAGGGAAAACAGAGCTTTCTAAAACGCTGGCGGATGAACTATTCGGCACAAAAGACGCTATTATCCGTCTTGATATGAGCGAATACATGGAGAAACACGCCGTATCTAAAATCATCGGTTCACCGCCTGGTTATGTCGGCCATGAGGAAGCTGGACAATTAACAGAAAAAGTGCGCCGCAATCCTTACAGCATCGTGTTGCTGGATGAGATTGAAAAAGCACACCCTGACGTTCAGCATATGTTCCTGCAAATCATGGAGGACGGCCGTCTGACAGACAGTCAAGGCAGAACCGTAAGCTTTAAAGACACTGTGATTATTATGACAAGCAACGCGGGTGCTGGTGAGAAACAAATGAAAGTCGGTTTCCAATCAGATGACAGTGTATTCGAAGAACAAACATTGATTGATTCACTCAGCATGTTCTTTAAACCTGAGTTCCTCAACCGTTTTGACAGCATTATTGAGTTCCGCTCACTGGAAAAAGGACATTTGGTCAAAATCGTCAGCCTGCTGCTCGGAGAACTTGAAGAAACATTGGCAGAACGCGGAATCACCTTGAGTGTGACAGACGAAGCGAAAGAAAAAATCGCTGAGCTGGGCTACCACCCTTCATTCGGCGCACGTCCGCTCAGAAGAACCATCCAAGAATGGGTGGAAGATGAAATGACCGATCTCCTGCTTGACAATAGCGAGATCACAAGTTTCCATGTGACTGCAGAAGATCATACAATCAAAGTGCACGCGAAATAA
- a CDS encoding cell wall hydrolase, protein MTTKFTALAVFLLCFMPTAKIEHTQASLMSTKKTKQEAKWLTHIERDTDRSFPSLSADKDEKKIKPIKLSANTEKKEKDKPAKTNEKKETYTHSEKDLLSRLVHAEAKGESYKGKVAVASVVLNRTEKKGFPDTIRDVIYQTNAFEPVSNGSINQKPDKDSIAAAEEALSSENRETDAVFFYNPKTASDDWIRSRKIVERIGRHVFAI, encoded by the coding sequence ATGACGACGAAATTCACTGCTCTGGCTGTTTTTCTTCTTTGTTTCATGCCTACAGCAAAAATTGAACATACACAAGCTTCACTAATGAGCACAAAGAAGACAAAACAAGAAGCCAAATGGCTTACACATATAGAACGAGACACAGACAGATCTTTCCCTTCACTGTCTGCTGATAAGGACGAGAAAAAAATAAAACCGATCAAGCTATCAGCAAACACTGAAAAGAAAGAGAAAGACAAGCCAGCCAAAACAAATGAAAAGAAAGAAACATATACTCATTCTGAAAAAGATTTGCTGTCCCGTCTCGTACACGCAGAGGCAAAAGGAGAATCATATAAAGGCAAGGTCGCTGTAGCAAGCGTTGTGCTGAACAGAACAGAGAAAAAAGGTTTTCCTGATACCATAAGAGACGTGATTTATCAGACAAACGCCTTTGAACCGGTTTCAAACGGAAGCATTAATCAAAAGCCTGATAAAGATTCAATTGCCGCTGCCGAAGAAGCGCTGTCCTCAGAAAATAGAGAAACAGATGCCGTATTTTTTTATAATCCGAAAACAGCGTCAGATGATTGGATTCGCTCAAGAAAAATTGTAGAAAGAATCGGCAGGCACGTTTTTGCCATCTAA